In bacterium, the following proteins share a genomic window:
- the rsfS gene encoding ribosome silencing factor, protein MITRTLARRIAKIASDHKAVDIAVLDLRKLTSFTDFFVVCSGKSDRQVQAIAEAIEGELRDAGRKPIGEEGIRSGHWALIDYGDVVTHIFYQADREHYQLEKLWFDAPRVVFKGIND, encoded by the coding sequence ATGATCACGCGCACTCTGGCGCGCAGGATCGCGAAGATCGCAAGCGATCACAAAGCGGTGGACATCGCGGTCCTGGACCTCAGGAAACTCACGAGCTTCACCGATTTTTTTGTGGTCTGCAGCGGGAAGTCGGACCGTCAGGTCCAGGCGATCGCTGAGGCCATCGAGGGGGAGCTCCGGGACGCTGGCCGCAAGCCGATCGGCGAGGAGGGGATCCGCTCCGGCCACTGGGCGCTCATCGACTACGGCGACGTGGTCACCCACATCTTCTATCAAGCCGACAGGGAGCACTACCAGCTGGAGAAACTCTGGTTTGACGCGCCCAGGGTGGTCTTTAAAGGCATCAACGACTGA
- the obgE gene encoding GTPase ObgE, producing the protein MKFIDEAIIEVTAGDGGDGCASFRREKYVPRGGPDGGDGGDGGSVVFRADGGLTTLMDVRYKRHFKARRGGHGKGKQMYGAAGESCLVRLPAGTEVYDADTGDFLADLDKPGVEWIAAAGGKGGLGNMHFTTSTHQAPRECTPGKEGVKRKLRLELKLLADVGLVGLPNAGKSTLISAVSNARPKIAAYPFTTKTPCLGMAKAKDGASFVIADIPGLIEGAHDGAGMGIQFLKHIERTRIILHLIDPIDPSHEDAAESYSTIRDELGSYDKALLDRPEIVVLTKMDIPEAREKMAAAERDVRRLGASRVVAISAPTHEGLRELLLAVSDELRKRASKEE; encoded by the coding sequence ATGAAATTTATCGATGAGGCAATCATAGAGGTCACCGCGGGGGACGGCGGCGACGGATGCGCCAGCTTCCGGAGGGAAAAGTACGTCCCGAGGGGCGGGCCCGACGGCGGCGACGGCGGCGACGGCGGCAGCGTCGTGTTTCGCGCGGACGGCGGCCTCACCACGCTCATGGACGTGAGGTACAAGAGGCATTTCAAGGCCCGCCGCGGAGGGCACGGAAAAGGAAAACAGATGTACGGCGCTGCGGGGGAATCCTGTCTCGTCCGCCTTCCTGCCGGCACCGAGGTCTACGATGCGGACACGGGCGATTTTCTGGCCGACCTGGACAAACCGGGCGTCGAGTGGATAGCTGCGGCGGGCGGCAAGGGAGGGCTCGGCAATATGCACTTCACCACCTCCACCCACCAGGCGCCGAGGGAGTGCACGCCCGGAAAAGAGGGTGTGAAACGCAAGCTGAGGCTCGAGCTCAAACTCCTCGCGGATGTGGGGCTCGTCGGGCTCCCGAACGCGGGCAAGTCCACGCTGATATCCGCGGTCTCCAACGCGCGTCCCAAGATCGCGGCGTACCCCTTCACCACGAAGACTCCGTGCCTTGGTATGGCCAAGGCGAAGGACGGGGCGAGTTTCGTGATCGCGGACATACCCGGTCTCATCGAGGGCGCGCACGACGGCGCGGGCATGGGCATACAGTTCTTGAAGCACATCGAGAGGACCAGGATCATCCTCCACCTCATAGACCCGATAGACCCTTCGCATGAGGATGCGGCTGAGAGCTACTCGACGATCAGGGATGAGCTGGGCTCGTATGACAAGGCCCTCCTCGACAGGCCGGAGATAGTGGTGCTCACCAAGATGGATATCCCCGAGGCGCGCGAGAAGATGGCCGCGGCCGAGAGAGACGTGCGTCGGCTGGGCGCATCCAGGGTCGTTGCGATCTCCGCGCCGACCCATGAGGGGCTCCGCGAACTTTTGCTCGCGGTGAGCGATGAGTTGAGAAAGAGGGCGTCAAAGGAGGAATAG
- the rpmA gene encoding 50S ribosomal protein L27 — protein MAHKKSAGSAKNGRDSNAQRRGVKRFGGEFVKSGNIIIRQCGTRIHPGKNVGIGKDYTLFATADGILNFTNGRDDRKFANVVPAAR, from the coding sequence ATGGCACACAAAAAATCAGCCGGATCGGCGAAGAACGGGCGCGACAGCAATGCGCAGCGGCGCGGGGTGAAGCGTTTCGGCGGCGAGTTCGTCAAGTCCGGCAACATCATCATCAGGCAGTGCGGCACCAGGATCCATCCCGGCAAGAACGTGGGCATCGGCAAGGACTACACGCTTTTCGCTACGGCGGACGGCATCCTCAACTTCACCAACGGCCGCGACGACAGAAAGTTCGCGAACGTCGTCCCTGCAGCCAGGTAG
- the rplU gene encoding 50S ribosomal protein L21: MYAVIKTGGKQYKITEGESFKVEKLAGDAGAAIILDQVLFIGGNGQPKIGKPTLDGATVEAEVVRQAKDRKILVYKKKRRKGYEKKLGHRQQYTELKVTKINA, from the coding sequence GTGTACGCAGTCATCAAAACAGGCGGCAAGCAATACAAGATAACCGAGGGCGAGAGCTTCAAGGTGGAGAAACTCGCGGGCGATGCCGGTGCCGCGATCATTCTCGACCAGGTCCTCTTCATCGGCGGCAACGGCCAGCCGAAGATAGGGAAGCCCACGCTCGACGGCGCCACGGTCGAGGCGGAGGTCGTGCGCCAGGCCAAGGATCGCAAGATCCTCGTCTACAAGAAGAAGCGGCGCAAGGGCTACGAGAAGAAGTTAGGCCATCGCCAGCAGTACACTGAGCTCAAGGTCACGAAGATAAACGCATAG